A region of Streptomyces sp. R44 DNA encodes the following proteins:
- a CDS encoding alpha/beta hydrolase family protein — MIRFTRAAAAAVLVCSLALPAGVAAAADTDRPTTGAPAQVARPATLPEPTGPYSVGSTVLPLVDHSRTDPWVPTADGRALMVTLHYPAAHPGGGRPAPYATRDEARLLAEQLGPGVSGDVLARTRTHSRADARPAPGRHPLVLLSPGFSVSRWTLTNLAEDLASRGYVVASVDHAYESYGISLPGGRTLTCVACAALDGGGVHGSVVTTTRAADMRYVLDRLTGPEPAWRYAGVIDARRVGMAGHSIGGASAATAMAVDPRIDAGVDMDGSFWEDLPAEGLRGRPFLMLGTHDEMHLPGGKDASWDRTWSRLDGWKRWLTVAGAEHFTFSDGPVIQRHFGLPQPELPADRAVAVTRTYVAAFFDQHLRGIPRPVLDGPTPANPEVHFQHR, encoded by the coding sequence ATGATCCGATTCACCAGGGCGGCCGCGGCCGCCGTTCTCGTCTGCTCCCTCGCCTTACCCGCGGGCGTCGCCGCGGCGGCCGACACGGACCGGCCCACCACGGGCGCTCCGGCGCAGGTCGCACGGCCCGCCACACTGCCGGAGCCCACCGGGCCGTACTCCGTCGGCAGCACGGTCCTGCCGCTCGTCGACCACTCCCGAACCGATCCATGGGTGCCCACCGCCGACGGCCGCGCGCTCATGGTCACCCTCCACTACCCGGCCGCCCACCCCGGCGGCGGCCGCCCCGCCCCGTACGCCACCCGGGACGAGGCGCGGCTCCTCGCCGAACAGCTCGGGCCCGGTGTCTCCGGCGACGTCCTCGCCCGCACGCGCACCCACAGCAGGGCCGACGCCCGGCCCGCGCCCGGCCGACATCCCCTGGTGCTGCTCTCGCCGGGATTCAGCGTCTCCCGCTGGACGCTCACGAACCTCGCCGAGGACCTCGCCTCGCGGGGCTACGTCGTCGCCTCCGTCGACCACGCCTACGAGTCGTACGGGATCAGCCTGCCCGGCGGCCGTACCCTCACCTGCGTCGCCTGCGCGGCCCTCGACGGGGGCGGGGTGCACGGCAGCGTCGTCACCACGACCCGTGCCGCCGACATGCGGTACGTCCTCGACCGGCTCACCGGGCCCGAGCCCGCCTGGCGGTACGCCGGTGTGATCGACGCGCGCCGCGTCGGCATGGCCGGCCACTCCATCGGCGGGGCGAGCGCCGCCACCGCGATGGCGGTCGACCCGCGGATCGACGCCGGCGTCGACATGGACGGCTCCTTCTGGGAGGACCTCCCGGCGGAGGGCCTGCGGGGCCGCCCGTTCCTGATGCTCGGCACGCACGACGAGATGCACCTGCCCGGCGGGAAGGACGCCAGCTGGGACCGGACCTGGTCCCGGCTCGACGGCTGGAAGCGCTGGCTCACGGTCGCCGGGGCCGAGCACTTCACGTTCTCCGACGGTCCCGTGATCCAGCGTCACTTCGGACTGCCCCAGCCCGAACTGCCCGCCGACCGGGCCGTCGCGGTCACCCGAACCTATGTCGCGGCCTTCTTCGACCAGCACCTGCGCGGGATCCCGCGCCCGGTCCTCGACGGCCCGACGCCCGCGAACCCGGAGGTCCACTTCCAGCACCGCTGA
- a CDS encoding nucleosidase codes for MELLGEITADRPLLVLAVKEEAQFLDTELPVLLTGMGKVNAATALATVLGRGPRPSGIVNLGTAGALRSGWTGTHVVGTVLQHDLDGQLLATLTGETYGAPLTLPDGGDVVLATGDTFVSDEAARARLAERAPLVDMEGYALAAAAELAGVPLRIVKHVSDEAGDGAARTWRESVAECARALADWAEANTPYRS; via the coding sequence ATGGAACTCTTGGGAGAGATCACCGCCGACCGGCCCCTGCTCGTCCTCGCGGTCAAGGAAGAGGCGCAGTTCCTCGACACGGAGCTGCCCGTCCTGCTCACCGGCATGGGCAAGGTGAACGCGGCCACCGCGCTCGCGACCGTGCTCGGCCGGGGGCCCCGGCCGTCCGGGATCGTGAACCTGGGGACGGCCGGGGCGCTGCGGTCCGGCTGGACCGGGACGCACGTCGTCGGCACGGTGCTGCAGCACGACCTCGACGGGCAGCTGCTCGCCACGCTGACCGGCGAGACGTACGGCGCGCCGCTGACGCTGCCGGACGGCGGTGACGTGGTCCTCGCCACCGGCGACACGTTCGTCTCGGACGAGGCGGCCCGCGCCCGGCTCGCGGAGCGGGCGCCCCTGGTCGACATGGAGGGGTACGCGCTCGCGGCGGCCGCGGAGCTCGCCGGGGTCCCGCTGCGCATCGTGAAGCACGTCAGCGACGAGGCCGGTGACGGTGCCGCGCGCACCTGGCGCGAATCGGTCGCCGAGTGCGCGCGGGCGCTGGCCGACTGGGCGGAGGCGAACACCCCGTACCGCTCCTGA
- a CDS encoding luciferase family protein, whose amino-acid sequence MNTARHASERLMSWPSLTPGRAHCGAELGLGTGTQEIVHFHGEHEADVHLTRAMVAKLRPALLGSSAVRLRAGSGWVTVRLDMGSDIDLLATLVSAALQANGVPDVAPDGCTRTRPVSGTR is encoded by the coding sequence ATGAACACGGCCAGGCATGCCAGTGAACGTCTGATGAGCTGGCCCTCGCTGACCCCCGGCCGCGCCCATTGCGGCGCCGAGCTCGGACTGGGCACCGGGACGCAGGAGATCGTCCACTTCCACGGCGAACACGAGGCGGACGTCCACCTCACCCGCGCCATGGTCGCGAAGCTGCGCCCCGCGCTCCTCGGGTCGAGCGCGGTGAGACTGCGGGCCGGATCGGGCTGGGTGACGGTCCGTCTGGACATGGGCTCGGACATCGACCTGCTCGCCACCCTGGTGAGCGCCGCACTCCAGGCCAACGGCGTCCCCGACGTCGCCCCGGACGGCTGCACCCGCACCCGTCCGGTCTCCGGCACCCGCTGA
- a CDS encoding AAA family ATPase — MTTGSTTTTGFFTSVDDVAERLATTGYLASPAVATTVFLADRLGKPLLVEGPAGVGKTELAKAVTEVTGARLVRLQCYEGVDESRALYEWNHAKQLLRITAGRGESWDETRTDIFGEEFLLPRPLLTAIRSDEPTVLLIDETDKADVEVEGLLLEVLSDFQVTVPELGTITAKRRPFTVLTSNASRELSEALRRRCLFLHIGFPEEELERRIVTLKVPGLDAALAASVVRVVGALRAMDLRKVPSVSETIDWARTLLALGADRLDERVVRETLGVLLKHQEDIVKAAAKLDLDAV; from the coding sequence ATGACGACCGGATCAACCACCACGACCGGGTTCTTCACCTCCGTCGACGACGTCGCCGAGCGGCTCGCCACCACCGGCTACCTGGCGTCGCCGGCCGTCGCCACCACCGTCTTCCTCGCCGACCGGCTGGGCAAACCGCTGCTCGTCGAGGGCCCCGCGGGCGTCGGCAAGACGGAGCTCGCCAAGGCCGTCACCGAGGTCACGGGGGCGCGCCTGGTCCGGCTGCAGTGCTACGAGGGCGTCGACGAGTCCCGCGCGCTGTACGAGTGGAACCACGCCAAGCAGCTGCTGCGGATCACCGCCGGCCGGGGCGAGTCCTGGGACGAGACGCGCACGGACATCTTCGGCGAGGAGTTCCTGCTCCCCCGGCCGCTGCTCACCGCCATCCGCTCCGATGAGCCCACGGTGCTACTCATCGACGAGACCGACAAGGCCGACGTCGAGGTGGAGGGGCTGCTCCTGGAGGTCCTCAGCGACTTCCAGGTGACCGTGCCCGAGCTCGGCACCATCACGGCGAAGCGGCGGCCGTTCACCGTCCTCACCTCGAACGCGAGCCGCGAGCTGTCCGAGGCGCTGCGCCGGCGCTGCCTCTTCCTGCACATCGGCTTCCCCGAGGAAGAGCTGGAACGCCGCATCGTGACCCTCAAGGTGCCGGGTCTGGACGCCGCGCTCGCCGCGTCCGTGGTGCGGGTCGTGGGGGCGCTGCGGGCGATGGACCTGCGGAAGGTGCCGTCCGTGTCGGAGACGATCGACTGGGCCCGCACGCTGCTCGCGCTCGGCGCGGACCGGCTGGACGAGCGGGTCGTACGGGAGACCCTCGGCGTGCTCCTCAAGCACCAGGAGGACATCGTGAAGGCGGCGGCCAAGCTCGACCTGGACGCGGTGTGA
- a CDS encoding ABC transporter permease: MTTLDLPVVPGASVVEPRARFRDLVGSEWLKLWSLRSTGWSLLLGALAVVAFNLGTAWDHYRYWLQYDEGSRAEFVANDMALWDAFTYNAALVLILSSAAMGAVAVVGEYSSGLIRTTFTAVPARSALMAAKVLVVTVAQILFGAVVAAASFWSTQAVLSTRGIGLPITHPGAPRIVVASALLAPVCAVTGMAVGALLRKSAGAIVGSIVLVLLLPAVLTDRRHLTAVLAHATPLHAWQRLADAGPPAQELFPWSAGGAWLVYALWVLGGAVVTVLAVRRRDQ; the protein is encoded by the coding sequence ATGACGACCCTCGATCTTCCCGTGGTTCCCGGGGCCTCCGTGGTGGAGCCCCGTGCCCGCTTCCGCGACCTGGTGGGATCGGAGTGGCTGAAGTTGTGGTCGCTGCGCTCGACGGGCTGGTCGCTGCTGCTCGGGGCGCTCGCCGTGGTCGCCTTCAATCTGGGCACCGCCTGGGACCACTACCGCTACTGGCTGCAGTACGACGAGGGGAGCCGGGCCGAGTTCGTGGCGAACGACATGGCGCTCTGGGACGCCTTCACGTACAACGCGGCGCTGGTCCTGATCCTCTCCTCGGCCGCCATGGGGGCGGTCGCGGTGGTCGGCGAGTACAGCAGCGGGCTGATCCGTACGACGTTCACGGCGGTGCCGGCGCGGAGTGCGCTCATGGCGGCGAAGGTGCTGGTCGTGACGGTGGCGCAGATCCTGTTCGGTGCGGTGGTCGCGGCCGCTTCGTTCTGGTCGACCCAGGCGGTGCTGTCGACGCGGGGCATCGGGCTCCCGATCACCCATCCCGGGGCGCCGCGCATCGTCGTGGCCTCGGCGCTGCTCGCCCCGGTGTGCGCGGTGACCGGGATGGCGGTCGGCGCGCTGCTGCGGAAGAGCGCGGGCGCGATCGTCGGCTCGATCGTCCTGGTCCTGCTGCTGCCCGCGGTGCTGACGGACCGGCGTCATCTGACGGCGGTGCTCGCTCACGCGACGCCGCTGCACGCCTGGCAGCGGCTCGCGGACGCCGGCCCGCCCGCCCAGGAGCTGTTCCCCTGGTCGGCGGGCGGTGCGTGGCTGGTGTACGCGCTGTGGGTGCTCGGCGGGGCGGTGGTGACGGTCCTCGCGGTCCGGCGCCGGGACCAGTAG
- a CDS encoding YhjD/YihY/BrkB family envelope integrity protein encodes MPSTPGPPRDGAPAEHGHWFARLHARVLSSSVGLAWSRGRAMELMHRAMGFAALSLLTLVPLLIVVAAADLASGQGFARWLVQGLGVSDVSEEEVERLFGQPGQALQRTTAFGLAALAAFGVTFGSAVQTGYERVWDLPTARWHTMWRHVVWLAVLVASLLLFVAFPAPDNAPAGITTVVALGDLLGTFVFFWWSQRFLLCGRIRWRALAPGAVLTALGLLGLRIFSQLVFSPLIASNAVTYGQFGTVLVLQSWLVGVGFVVYGGALVGRLVHEHLVRRRLRRPV; translated from the coding sequence ATGCCCTCCACACCCGGTCCGCCGCGCGACGGTGCCCCCGCCGAACACGGCCACTGGTTCGCACGGCTCCACGCCCGCGTCCTCAGCTCGTCCGTCGGACTCGCCTGGAGCCGCGGCCGGGCCATGGAACTCATGCACCGGGCCATGGGCTTCGCGGCGCTCAGCCTGCTCACCCTCGTCCCCCTGCTGATCGTCGTCGCCGCCGCCGACCTCGCCAGCGGCCAGGGCTTCGCCCGCTGGCTGGTCCAGGGCCTCGGCGTCTCCGACGTCTCCGAGGAGGAGGTCGAGCGGCTCTTCGGCCAGCCGGGACAGGCCCTGCAACGCACCACCGCCTTCGGCCTCGCCGCCCTCGCCGCCTTCGGCGTCACCTTCGGATCCGCCGTGCAGACCGGGTACGAGCGGGTCTGGGACCTCCCCACCGCCCGCTGGCACACCATGTGGCGGCACGTCGTCTGGCTCGCCGTCCTCGTCGCCTCCCTGCTGCTCTTCGTCGCCTTCCCCGCACCCGACAACGCCCCGGCGGGCATCACCACGGTCGTCGCGCTCGGCGACCTCCTCGGTACCTTCGTCTTCTTCTGGTGGTCCCAGCGCTTCCTGCTCTGCGGCCGCATCCGCTGGCGCGCCCTCGCCCCCGGCGCCGTCCTCACCGCGCTCGGCCTCCTCGGGCTGCGGATCTTCTCGCAGCTGGTCTTCTCCCCGCTGATCGCCTCGAACGCCGTGACGTACGGCCAGTTCGGCACCGTCCTCGTCCTCCAGTCCTGGCTCGTCGGCGTCGGCTTCGTCGTGTACGGAGGCGCCCTCGTCGGGCGCCTCGTCCACGAACACCTCGTCCGCCGCAGGCTGCGACGCCCCGTGTGA
- a CDS encoding PaaI family thioesterase: MGRSRTVEWEDAGATARAAMSMAGIDFLREMVAGRLPAPPIAALLGFALEEVEPGRAVFAIEPGEEHYNPIGSVHGGVYATLLDSAAGCAVHSTLPQGMAYTSLDLSTRFLRPITMDTGKIRAVGTVLSQGRRTALAEAGLYDAEDRLLGHATSTCMLFPVPS, encoded by the coding sequence ATGGGGCGGTCACGCACGGTCGAGTGGGAGGACGCCGGGGCCACCGCGCGGGCCGCGATGTCGATGGCGGGAATCGACTTCCTGCGGGAGATGGTGGCGGGCAGGCTGCCCGCGCCGCCGATCGCCGCCCTCCTCGGATTCGCGCTGGAGGAGGTCGAGCCGGGGCGCGCGGTGTTCGCGATCGAACCGGGCGAGGAGCACTACAACCCGATCGGGAGCGTGCACGGGGGCGTGTACGCGACGCTGCTCGACTCGGCAGCCGGCTGCGCGGTCCACAGCACGCTGCCGCAGGGCATGGCGTACACGTCGCTCGACCTGTCGACGCGGTTCCTCCGCCCGATCACGATGGACACGGGCAAGATCCGGGCCGTCGGCACGGTGCTGTCGCAGGGGCGCCGCACGGCCCTCGCGGAGGCCGGCCTGTACGACGCGGAGGACCGTCTCCTCGGTCACGCGACCAGCACCTGCATGCTGTTCCCGGTGCCGTCTTAG
- a CDS encoding VWA domain-containing protein translates to MSGSAAGPVAPAGVAVRLTGLVAALRAHGFGIGTGETVDAGLALEAVGFADRERVREALAATLLHGEGRRRVFDQVFDLFFPLGGAPGPGETYENTAADLAALRDRLAEALTAGDGAALDRLAAEAVGGFGGYGSGPESDGWSSYRTLSRLRPETLLARVRDRLRAAATDEDPDFTERLLDDEIRRRIEAFRERVRTEARRRVAERQGRDRVARRAVAGTADSVDFLLAGRAQLDELRRTVRPLARKLATRLAARRRRAARGEIDLRRTLRGSLSTGGVPVRPVLRRRRPRRPELVLLCDVSGSVAGFAQFTMLLVQALHDQFSRVRVFAFVNRVDEVTGLIARGAADPAGLGDRILAEAELTGWHGQSDYGTALGEFAERYAEAVGPRTVVFVLGDARTNGADPNLAALRTVADRARRVHWLNPEQPSLWGTGDSVAPAYAELVEMRPCRNARQLGELIGRLLPV, encoded by the coding sequence GTGAGCGGGTCGGCCGCCGGTCCCGTGGCCCCCGCCGGGGTCGCGGTGCGGCTCACCGGGCTCGTCGCGGCGCTGCGCGCGCACGGGTTCGGGATCGGCACCGGCGAGACCGTCGACGCGGGCCTCGCGCTCGAAGCGGTCGGGTTCGCCGACCGGGAGCGGGTCCGGGAGGCGCTGGCGGCGACGCTGCTCCACGGAGAGGGCCGGCGCAGGGTGTTCGACCAGGTCTTCGATCTGTTTTTCCCGCTCGGCGGCGCTCCCGGACCGGGCGAGACGTACGAGAACACCGCCGCGGACCTGGCGGCGCTCCGGGACCGGCTCGCGGAGGCCCTCACCGCCGGTGACGGCGCCGCGCTCGACCGGCTGGCCGCGGAGGCGGTGGGCGGGTTCGGCGGCTACGGCTCCGGCCCGGAGTCGGACGGCTGGTCCTCGTACCGGACGCTCTCCCGGCTGCGCCCCGAGACCCTGCTCGCCCGGGTGCGCGACCGGCTGCGGGCGGCGGCCACGGACGAGGACCCCGACTTCACCGAGCGGCTCCTCGACGACGAGATCCGGCGGCGGATCGAGGCCTTCCGGGAGCGGGTGCGGACCGAGGCCCGGCGGCGCGTCGCCGAGCGGCAGGGCCGTGACCGGGTCGCGCGGCGGGCGGTCGCGGGGACGGCGGACAGCGTGGACTTCCTGCTCGCCGGGCGGGCGCAGCTGGACGAGTTGCGGCGTACGGTACGGCCGCTGGCGCGGAAGCTCGCCACCCGGCTCGCCGCGCGGCGGCGCCGGGCGGCGCGCGGGGAGATCGATCTGCGGCGGACGCTGCGCGGCTCGCTGTCGACCGGTGGCGTGCCGGTGCGCCCGGTCCTGCGACGGCGCCGTCCCCGCCGTCCCGAGCTGGTCCTGCTGTGCGACGTGTCGGGGTCGGTGGCCGGGTTCGCCCAGTTCACGATGCTCCTGGTGCAGGCTCTGCACGACCAGTTCAGCCGCGTGCGCGTCTTCGCCTTCGTCAACCGGGTGGACGAGGTGACCGGGCTCATCGCGCGGGGCGCGGCCGACCCGGCGGGGCTCGGCGACCGGATCCTCGCGGAGGCGGAGCTCACGGGCTGGCACGGGCAGAGCGACTACGGGACGGCGCTCGGGGAGTTCGCCGAGCGGTACGCGGAGGCGGTCGGCCCGCGCACGGTGGTCTTCGTCCTCGGCGACGCCCGCACCAACGGCGCCGACCCGAACCTCGCGGCGCTCCGGACCGTCGCGGACCGCGCGCGGCGGGTCCACTGGCTCAACCCCGAGCAGCCCTCGCTCTGGGGCACGGGCGACTCGGTGGCCCCGGCCTACGCGGAGCTCGTGGAGATGCGCCCCTGCCGCAACGCCCGCCAGCTCGGGGAGCTGATCGGCCGGCTGCTGCCCGTCTGA
- a CDS encoding winged helix-turn-helix transcriptional regulator, with amino-acid sequence MNWLDTDTENCPVRRALDVVGEKWSLLILREAFNGVRRYDEFRQHLGLSEAVLADRLRKLVAAGVLRSEPYREPGTRTRHEYRLTPKGVDLWPVLLALKQWGDTHAAEPEGPVLDIRHADCGAPVRVVVQCEGEERATLTARDVTVRPGPAARPRRAG; translated from the coding sequence ATGAACTGGCTGGATACGGATACGGAGAACTGCCCGGTCCGCCGTGCCCTGGACGTCGTGGGCGAGAAGTGGAGCCTGCTCATCCTGCGCGAGGCCTTCAACGGCGTCCGCCGGTACGACGAGTTCCGCCAGCACCTCGGCCTCTCGGAAGCCGTCCTCGCCGACCGCCTCCGCAAGCTCGTCGCGGCCGGCGTGCTGCGCAGTGAGCCCTACCGCGAACCGGGCACCCGCACCCGCCACGAGTACCGCCTCACCCCCAAGGGCGTCGACCTCTGGCCCGTACTCCTCGCCCTCAAGCAATGGGGAGACACCCACGCCGCCGAGCCCGAGGGCCCCGTCCTCGACATCCGGCACGCCGACTGCGGCGCCCCCGTCCGCGTCGTCGTCCAGTGCGAGGGCGAGGAGCGGGCCACCCTCACGGCCCGCGACGTCACCGTCCGCCCGGGACCGGCGGCCCGCCCCCGCCGCGCCGGCTGA
- a CDS encoding PP2C family protein-serine/threonine phosphatase, protein MAEEDEAALTRARALEQAIGEIGTTLDAATTCRELAAFLARHLHGSATVDLLDEPGGPVRRAASAGAAGTADTGGGDRPPSLAVPLAVHGERPLGAVIVTRRGPGFTAGEVAVLRHTVRLAARHLGHARRLVETEETALHLQRALVAEPGLPHPNLEIAGSYLPAGPHALVGGDWFETVRLHFGRSLLVVGDVMGHGLDAAVDMNAYRALLREVAGTDLPPHRVLRHLDSVVADDDARRPATCLIVRVDPVRGAATFASAGHLPPAVFGADGSVEIVDLPVGPPLGTGVGGYEPTTRPLTAGETLLMFTDGLVERRGEDVDVSLARLAALRLPADSGPQQVVEEVLHRLDAHHAEDDVAVLAARIRARPAP, encoded by the coding sequence GTGGCGGAAGAGGACGAGGCCGCTCTGACCAGGGCGCGGGCCCTGGAGCAGGCGATCGGCGAGATCGGTACGACGCTCGACGCGGCGACCACCTGCCGTGAGCTCGCGGCCTTCCTCGCGCGGCATCTGCACGGCTCCGCCACGGTCGATCTCCTCGACGAACCGGGCGGCCCGGTCCGGCGGGCGGCCTCGGCGGGCGCGGCCGGGACGGCGGACACCGGCGGTGGCGACCGGCCCCCCAGCCTCGCCGTACCCCTCGCCGTCCACGGTGAACGCCCCCTCGGGGCGGTGATCGTCACCCGCCGCGGCCCCGGTTTCACCGCCGGCGAGGTCGCGGTCCTCCGGCACACGGTCCGGCTCGCCGCCCGCCACCTCGGCCACGCCCGCCGGCTCGTCGAGACCGAGGAGACCGCCCTCCACCTGCAGCGGGCCCTCGTCGCCGAACCCGGTCTGCCGCACCCCAACCTGGAGATCGCGGGCAGTTACCTCCCGGCGGGTCCGCACGCCCTCGTGGGCGGCGACTGGTTCGAGACCGTACGGCTCCACTTCGGCCGCAGCCTCCTCGTCGTCGGCGACGTGATGGGCCACGGACTCGACGCGGCCGTGGACATGAACGCCTATCGCGCGCTGCTCCGCGAGGTCGCCGGGACCGATCTGCCGCCGCACCGGGTGCTGCGCCACCTCGACTCCGTCGTCGCCGATGACGACGCCCGTCGGCCCGCCACCTGTCTGATCGTCCGGGTCGACCCGGTCCGTGGCGCCGCCACCTTCGCCAGCGCCGGGCACCTCCCGCCCGCCGTGTTCGGCGCGGACGGCTCCGTGGAGATCGTCGACCTCCCGGTGGGGCCGCCGCTGGGCACCGGCGTCGGGGGCTACGAACCCACCACGCGCCCGCTCACTGCCGGGGAGACCCTGCTGATGTTCACCGACGGCCTCGTCGAGCGGCGCGGGGAGGACGTCGACGTCTCGCTCGCCCGCCTCGCCGCCCTCCGGCTCCCCGCTGACTCCGGCCCCCAGCAGGTCGTCGAGGAGGTGCTCCACCGGCTCGACGCCCACCACGCGGAGGACGACGTGGCCGTCCTCGCGGCCCGCATCCGCGCCCGCCCGGCACCCTGA